The genomic interval CAGTCATGCTCTGCAAAGAGCGCGGCGTCGTAGGCGATGCCGTTTTTGTCGTAGTAGTCCTTCACGGCCGCCTTGACCGCTTCCTCCGCGAGCACGGAGCAGTGGATCTTCTGGGCCGGCAGGCCGTCGAGCGCCTCCACGACCGCCTTGTTGGACAGTGCCAGTGCCTCCGAGATGGGCTTGCCTTTGATCATCTCGGTCGCCATCGACGAGGACGCGATCGCGCTGCCGCAGCCGAACGTGTTGAACTTCACGTCCGAGATGATGCCGTCGTTTACCTTGATATACATCCGCATGATGTCGCCGCACTTGGCGTTGCCGACTTCACCGATGCCGTCAGCGTCGGGCATCTTGCCAACGTTGCGGGGGTTTTCAAAATGGTCCATGACCTTTTCGCTGTACAGTGCCATAGGAAAGCCTCCTTTATATCTATATTGTGTCAAATCAGGTGCGGGCGCGCGCCGGTCTCCAGTTCGTCCCACACCGGGGAGATGCTGCGCAGGTAGGCGACCACCTGCCGGACATTGTCCACGATGTACGCCATTTCCTCGTCCGTGTTATATTCGCCCACGGACAGACGCAGCGACCCGTGCGCCACCTCGTGCGGCAGGCCGATGGCCAGCAGCACATGGCTGGGGTCGAGCGAGCCGGACGTGCAGGCGCTGCCGGATGAAGCGGCGATGCCCTTGCGGTCGAGCAGGAGCAGCAGCGACTCGCCCTCGATGCCCTCGAAGCAGAAGTTCACCGTACCGGGCACGCGCTGCGCGCGGTCGCCGTTGAGCCGGGCGTGCTCGATGGTCGAGAGGCCGGCGATGAGCGTCTCGCGCAGGCGCGTGACTTTCTCCGTGTTCTCGGCCATGTGGTCGACCGCCTCGCGCAGCGCTGCGGCCATGCCGGCAATAGCCGGAGTGTTCTCCGTGCCGCCGCGCTTGCCGCGCTCCTGCGCGCCGCCCTCGATGATGTTCGTGAGCGGGATGCCGCGCCTGGCGTACAAAAAGCCGACGCCGCGCGGTCCGTGGAACTTGTGCGCCGAGCACGAGAGCAGGTCGATGTGCATCTCCTGCACGTTCACGGGGACGTGGCCGACGGCCTGCACCGCGTCCGTGTGAAACGGGATGCCCCGCTCGCGGCAGAGCGCGCCGATGGCCTCAATGGGCTGGATGGTGCCGATCTCGTTGTTGGCGAACATGATGGACACGAGCGCCGTGTCGTCCCGGATGGCCGCGGCCACGTCCTCGACGCGGACGACGCCGTTTTCGTGCACATCCAGCAGCGTCACGTCAAAGCCCTCCTTACGGAGCTTGTCGAGCGTGTGCAGCACCGCATGGTGCTCGAATTTCGTGGATATCAGATGTTTTTTCCCTTTGCGAGCGCCGTTTCTGGCGGCGGAGATGATGGCCTGATTGTCAGCCTCGCTGCCGCCGGAGGTGAACACGATCTCGCGCGGATCGGCAGCGCCAATCAGCTGCGCGATCTCAGTGCGGCAGGCGAGCAGATGCTCGGCCGCCTCCTGCCCGAGGGTGTAGAGCGTGCTGGGATTGCCGTAGATCTCGTCAAAATACGGAAGCATGGCTTCCTTTGCGGCGGGGGATAGTTTTGTGGTTGCCGCATTGTCTGCGTAGACGCGCATGAGACTGTCCTCCTTTAATTCCTATTTGCTTTGTGGGTAAATGATACCATGTATTTCCCACACTGTCAATAGGAATTTGAAAAAGAAAACCGGGGAAAGAAAACACACGTTCTTTCCCCGGTTCTGCGCCCTTATGCCTTGCCGTCGAGCAGGTCCTGCACGGACACGCCGGACAGGTAGTTATCCATAACGGCGTCGAGCTTTTTCCACATCGGCAGCGTCAGGCACTGGGCCGCGCGCTCACAGCCGTTCTCCCCGGCGTCAAGACACGACACGGCGGCCATGCTGCCCTCGGTGCTGTGCAGCACCTCCGCGACCGTGATCTCGCTCGCCGGCCGGCTCAGGCGGTAGCCGCCCTCCTTGCCGCGCTGGCTGTTGACGAGGTTCGCGCGGTTGAGCGCCGCTGCGATCGCCTCCATATATTTCAGGGACACATCCTGCCGCTGCGACACGGTCTTGAGCGAGATGAAGCCCTCGTCGCAATGCTGCGCCAGGTCGATCATCAGGCGCAGCGCGTAGCGCCCCTTGGTTGAGATGACCATAATCTGTTGCCTCCTTGCTGCACAGGTGTGTGTGCAGATGCTAAGGATAATATACTACCAAATCACAAGGAATTCAAGCCGAATGTTGCAGATGTAAAAAAAGCCGGGGCGCATCCCCGGCCTTTTCTTATTTGGCTTCTTTGGCTTCCTGTTCGGCCACGAGCGGCTCGACCACGCGCATGGCGTCGAGCGTGCGCGTCAGTAGCTCGTCCAGACTCCAGCCGAGCATATCCGCGCCGCGCTGGATCACCTCGCGCGAGCAGCCCGCCGCAAAGCCGCTGCTCTTATATTTCTTCTTGAGCGACTTGAGCTCCATATCCTGCACGCTCTTGGACGGACGCATCAGCGCCGCCGCGCCGATCAGGCCGGTCAGCTCATCGGTCGCAAAGAGCACCTTTTCCATCTCGTGCTCCGGCTGGATGTCCACCGTGATGCCGTAGCCGTGGCTGGCCGTGGCATGGATCAGCCGCTCGTCGAGGTCGCGCTCGCGCATGATCTCCTGCGACTGGATGCAGTGCTGATCGGGATAGCGCTCAAAGTCCAGATCATGCAGCAGGCCGACAATGCCCCAGAAATCCACCTCGTCGCCGTAGCCGAGCTCCTGCGCGAAATAGCGCATGACGCCCTCGACCGTGCGGGCATGATGCAGATGGAACGGATCCTGGTTATACTCCGTCAACAGTGCCCAGGCTTCCTCCCGGTTCAGTTGCTTGCTCATAGCAAAGCCTCCTAATACATATCTTTTTTGTAGGTCTAAGAAAGAATAGCATTAACATAGCACAGTCGCCGCTGGATTTCAAGTAGTTTTTTCGCTGAACACCCGGAAGTCAATGTGTCTGAAAATTGACACGCTGCCAAAAATATACCATTATTTGACTAAACGTTGGCTTTCTACCGCGCTGCTTCTTTTTGGAATTTCCAGACGCTTTCTGCCACTTGTGTCACTCTTTTACGCTTTTTGTGAGCAAAATATACGAGCCGGTCGATTTTATTTCATTGCTTTTTGTCAAAAAGTATGTTATGCTATGCACAGTATGTATGCATCGTGTTCACTGCACTGCGGTGTCATACTTACGAAAACGTTCGATGATCTGCCGAGAGCAACAGCAGGATCATCTTCGTAATAAAAGAAAAAGGAAGGATGTATTTCATGGACGAAAAGTATAGCGCGCTATTTACTCCGTGGAAGATTGGCAATGTCGAGATCAAAAACCGCATTGTCCAGTGCTCCATGGGCGGCACCTCTCTGTTTGGTTGGCTGGAGCCCTGCCACTTTGATAAGGAAGCTGCGAACTTCCTGCTCAACCGTGCACAGGACGGCGTCGGTCTGGTTCTCCCGGGCATGCAGTGTGTCCGCGACACCATGGGCCGCAGATGGCTCTGGCAGAACAAGAAGATGTTTAAGGAACTCGCCGACTACATGGTCGAGTACCACAAGACCGGCTCCAAGCTGTTCATTCAGCTCGCCGCTGGTTTCGGCCGCTCCATGGCTGTTGCCCCCTGGATGGTCACTCTGAACAACAACAAGGTGCTCGGCGCCCTTGCCAAGCCCGTCATCGACGTCAGCTACTGCTGCGCTTCCGCTTCCGCTACCCCGAACCGTTGGCAGGAGGACATGCTCTCCCGTCCGATGACCGTCGAAGAGATCCACGAGATGGTCGATGCGTTCGGCAAGACCGCGAAGCTGCTGCGTGAGGCCGGTGTCGACGGCGTTGAGATCCACGCCGTCCACGAAGGCTATCTGCTTGACCAGTTCACCATCGCCAACTGGAACCATCGTACCGACGAGTACGGCGGCTCTTTCGAGAACCGTTTCCGTTTCCCGGTCGAGATCGTGCAGTCCATCAAGCGTCAGGCCGGCGCCGACTTCCCGGTGTCCCTGCGTTACTCCGTCGTCTCCAAGACCAAGGCTTGGGGCAAGGGCGCTATGCCGTATGAGACCGACTTTGAAGAGTTCGGCCGTGACATGCCCGAGTCCGAGAAGGCCATCAAGTACCTGGGCGATGCCGGCTACGACATGTTCAACTGCGACAACGGTACTTACGACGCATGGTACTGGGCACATCCGCCTCAGTACATGCCCGACAACTGCAACCTCGAGTACGTCGAGCACATCAAGAAGTTCACCGACAAGCCCGTCGCCTGCGCCGGCCGTATGGATCCGGTCAAGGCCGCGGAAGAGATCGCTGCCGGCCGTCTCGATGCAGTTGCCATCGCGCGTCAGAACCTCGTTGACCCCGAGTGGATCCACAAGATCCTCGAGGGCCGTCAGGACGAGATCAAGCCCTGCATCCGCTGCCACAACGGCTGCTTCAACTTTGCGAAGTTCAAGGGCACGGCGAACATCCAGAGCACGCAGGATTCCCTGCACCTGGGCCGCTGCGCGCTGAACCCGACGACCATGCAGCACAACAAGTATAAGATCGTTCCGACCAAGAGCCCGAAGAAGGTCGCCATCATCGGCGGCGGCATCGGCGGCATGGAGTGCGCGCTTGTCCTCAAAAAGCGCGGCCACAAGCCGGTCCTCTTCGAGAAGACCAACGAGCTCGGCGGCCTGTTCCTCACCGCTTCCGCGATGAGCTTCAAAGAGAACGACAAGGAACTCATTGAGTGGTACAAGAAGGAAGTCGCGAAGCAGGGCATCGACATCCGCTTCAACACCGAGGTCACCGACCTTGGCACCATGCGCGGCTTCGACGAGATCATCGTGGCCACCGGCTCCGTGCCGAGAACCATGCCCATGATCCCGGGCTTCGAGAAGACCATGAGCTTCACCGAACTGCTCAAGGAGAAGAAGGAAGTCGGCGACAAGGTCCTGTTCTTCGGCGGCGGCCAGTCCTCCTGCGAGGCGGCTTACGACCTGATCCTCCAGGGCAAGCACCCGATCATTGTCGAGTACGCCGGCGACCTGGTTGCTGCTCAGGCTACCTGCCTTGCCAACACCTCCTTCCTGCGTGACGCGATGGAGTACCACAAGGTCCCGACCTACCTGCACTCCACCATCACCGAGATCCACGACGGCGGCGTTACCGTCAAGGGTCAGGACGGCAAGACCTTCGAGGTCGCTTGCGACAACGTCATCAACGGCATCGGCTTCGTGCCGGCTCCGGTTGGCGACAAGGGCCGTCACGTGCACCGCGTCGGTGACTGCGTTGCCATCGGCAACCTGCGCACCGTCATCTGGCGTGCATGGGACGTCTGCATGAAGATCTGATCTTCGGCTGACCCCGAAAACCGCACAAAACCCGCGCGGGTGCAGAGTGATCTGCACCCGCGTTTTTGTATGCATATAGGAAAGCCGCCCTCGCTCAGCAAAGCGAGGGCGGTCTGCTTTTTGCGCTTTCTTAGAGAATATCGAACAATTCCTCCAGCCGCGTGATGCGCCAGTCCGCCTGCGGCGGCATGGCCGCACCGCGGTCGGCGGGGTCGAACCAGCAGGTGCGCATCCCCGCTGCCCTGCCGCCCGCAATGTCCGCCGTGAGCGAATCACCGATCATCAGGCACTGTTCCGACCGAACACCGGGCAGCTGCGCAAGACACCGGTCAAAGAATACCCGGCTCGGCTTCTCTGCGCCCATCTGCCCGGAGATGAACAGCCGCTCAAACGCATCGAGCATCCCGGCCCGGCGCAGACGGTTCACCTGCTGCGCATACGGCCCGTTGCTTGCAGCGCACAGGCGGTATTTCCCATGCAGCCGCGCCAGCACCTCCGGCGCGCCCGCGACCGGGACCGCGCTCTCATGCAGACGGTCGCGGAACGCATCCTCCATCGCCGCGCCGTCAGCCTCCAGCCCGAGCCGCGCCAGGATCGTCTGCCAGCGCACGTCCCGCAGCCCGGCGATCGTCAGCTCGCCGCGCTCGATCCGCGCCCAGAGCTTGTCGTTCTCCACCTGAAACACGGCGAACATCTCCGGCGCATACGGCAGTCCTGCCGCGCGGAAGATCTCCTCCATTGCCTGCATCGCACCGGCGCTGAAGTCCAGCAGTGTATTATCAATATCAAACAATAGTACAGTCGATTTTTCCATGGTTCGCCCCCCTGTTTATTCGCGTCCGGGTGCAGATGCGCGGCGCCTGCGTGCATTTACTGCACGAAACACCGTCGACACCAGCAGGATGCCAACTGCCAGACTGCCCGCGATCCCGGCCGTCTCCAGTCCCTTTTGCAGCGCCGCCTGCACGGAGCCCGAAAGGCCGATGCTCATCGTATAATAAATACCGGCGCCAGGCAGCAGCGGAATGCTGGAGATGACCAGATAGGACGTGACCGGGCACTTGCGCCAGCGCCCCATGCCCTCGGAATACACGGCGGCCACGACCTCGGAAAAGAAGTTGGCGCTGTAGATACTGAACCCGGCCCTGCTGCACAGCAGGTACACGATCCATGTCAGCGCGCTGCCGAGCGCGCACAAAACGCTGCCCCAGTCGTGGACATTAAACAGGATCACAAATCCAAGGCAGGCGACAAACGTCGCGAGACCCTGCGCCCAGAGCGGATAGGTCAGCGCTGCGGCCGCCTCCGCATGGCCGTAGATCGGCGTCGTGACGTGCCACGCCGCCGCCGTGCCAAGCGCGATGGCGAACGCCGAGAGCAGCACCTGCACGATGCGGCTGACGCCGGAGCTCGTGTCGCCGTAGATGATGTCGCGCATCGAATTTGTGATGAGCAGTCCGGGCACCAGCAGCATCAGCGCGCCGATGATGACGACCGCCACGCAGTCGAGCCAGCCGAGGCCGGCAGCGACATACGCCGGCAGCGCCATGAGAAAGGACGCCGCAATGGTGCTGAAAAACGGGTTGACCTCCAGCCGGTCCATGCAGCGCGTCACAAAGCCGATGATCAGGCCGCTCAGCCCTGCCCAGAGCCAGTCGCGCACCGTGCCGCCAAATACGCAGCAAAAGCCCGCCGCCGCCATGAAATTGCCGAGGTAATATATCCACACGGCGTAGCTGCGGACGGCGGCTGTCGTCTCTTTGAGCCAGCGCTGCGCCTCCTGCGGCTCCGGGACTTCGGCGCAGATGCGCCGGCTGAGCGCGTTGAGCTTTTCAATGCGCTCGAGGTCGTTGCCATGGTAGCCCACGCGCTTCATGATGGTCAGCGGCTTCGTATTCGGCGTCACGAAGCTCACCGCAACACAGTTCGGGATGGCAAACGCCTGTCCCTCCGTGCCATATGCCTCGATCACACGGCGCATGGTCTCCTCGACCCGGTACGTCTCCGCCCCGGCGACCGCGAGCTCGTAGCCGATCTGCACCGTCATATCCGCAAGAAGATAATAGTCCATACCTGTCTTCCCATAAACGAAAATTTCCCGGCCAGTGCCGGGCTTCCAGCACTGAGAGCGTAACACATTTCGCGGAGCAAATCAACGGGGATGCGGTGGTTTTTGTGCCGATATTTTTCCCCAAGAAGCAGCACTCCCTTACTGTGCCCAGATGCGGAGGCACAGCAGGATTTCTGCTCCAGAAATCCTGTGAATCTGCCCAAACGCTTCGGTCGAAAAGAAACATCTGTTAAAAAAGAAAAGGAAAGGAATCCAGAGCGATGATTCCATTGTCAAAGAAAAGACTGTCAACAAGATAAAAACTATGCTCATAAAGACAAGGATTATGAAGCTGCAGCGTATCATAGCCTTAATGCCATGGCCGCTGCCAACGATGGTTTTTCCGGAAAGTGTACTTTCCACGGCCCGCGTCCCAGTAACCCAGACTTCATTTG from Clostridiales bacterium carries:
- a CDS encoding YjjG family noncanonical pyrimidine nucleotidase is translated as MEKSTVLLFDIDNTLLDFSAGAMQAMEEIFRAAGLPYAPEMFAVFQVENDKLWARIERGELTIAGLRDVRWQTILARLGLEADGAAMEDAFRDRLHESAVPVAGAPEVLARLHGKYRLCAASNGPYAQQVNRLRRAGMLDAFERLFISGQMGAEKPSRVFFDRCLAQLPGVRSEQCLMIGDSLTADIAGGRAAGMRTCWFDPADRGAAMPPQADWRITRLEELFDIL
- the nifU gene encoding Fe-S cluster assembly scaffold protein NifU, producing MALYSEKVMDHFENPRNVGKMPDADGIGEVGNAKCGDIMRMYIKVNDGIISDVKFNTFGCGSAIASSSMATEMIKGKPISEALALSNKAVVEALDGLPAQKIHCSVLAEEAVKAAVKDYYDKNGIAYDAALFAEHDCAACHGG
- a CDS encoding FAD-dependent oxidoreductase, whose protein sequence is MDEKYSALFTPWKIGNVEIKNRIVQCSMGGTSLFGWLEPCHFDKEAANFLLNRAQDGVGLVLPGMQCVRDTMGRRWLWQNKKMFKELADYMVEYHKTGSKLFIQLAAGFGRSMAVAPWMVTLNNNKVLGALAKPVIDVSYCCASASATPNRWQEDMLSRPMTVEEIHEMVDAFGKTAKLLREAGVDGVEIHAVHEGYLLDQFTIANWNHRTDEYGGSFENRFRFPVEIVQSIKRQAGADFPVSLRYSVVSKTKAWGKGAMPYETDFEEFGRDMPESEKAIKYLGDAGYDMFNCDNGTYDAWYWAHPPQYMPDNCNLEYVEHIKKFTDKPVACAGRMDPVKAAEEIAAGRLDAVAIARQNLVDPEWIHKILEGRQDEIKPCIRCHNGCFNFAKFKGTANIQSTQDSLHLGRCALNPTTMQHNKYKIVPTKSPKKVAIIGGGIGGMECALVLKKRGHKPVLFEKTNELGGLFLTASAMSFKENDKELIEWYKKEVAKQGIDIRFNTEVTDLGTMRGFDEIIVATGSVPRTMPMIPGFEKTMSFTELLKEKKEVGDKVLFFGGGQSSCEAAYDLILQGKHPIIVEYAGDLVAAQATCLANTSFLRDAMEYHKVPTYLHSTITEIHDGGVTVKGQDGKTFEVACDNVINGIGFVPAPVGDKGRHVHRVGDCVAIGNLRTVIWRAWDVCMKI
- a CDS encoding hydrolase, translating into MSKQLNREEAWALLTEYNQDPFHLHHARTVEGVMRYFAQELGYGDEVDFWGIVGLLHDLDFERYPDQHCIQSQEIMRERDLDERLIHATASHGYGITVDIQPEHEMEKVLFATDELTGLIGAAALMRPSKSVQDMELKSLKKKYKSSGFAAGCSREVIQRGADMLGWSLDELLTRTLDAMRVVEPLVAEQEAKEAK
- a CDS encoding threonine/serine exporter family protein, encoding MDYYLLADMTVQIGYELAVAGAETYRVEETMRRVIEAYGTEGQAFAIPNCVAVSFVTPNTKPLTIMKRVGYHGNDLERIEKLNALSRRICAEVPEPQEAQRWLKETTAAVRSYAVWIYYLGNFMAAAGFCCVFGGTVRDWLWAGLSGLIIGFVTRCMDRLEVNPFFSTIAASFLMALPAYVAAGLGWLDCVAVVIIGALMLLVPGLLITNSMRDIIYGDTSSGVSRIVQVLLSAFAIALGTAAAWHVTTPIYGHAEAAAALTYPLWAQGLATFVACLGFVILFNVHDWGSVLCALGSALTWIVYLLCSRAGFSIYSANFFSEVVAAVYSEGMGRWRKCPVTSYLVISSIPLLPGAGIYYTMSIGLSGSVQAALQKGLETAGIAGSLAVGILLVSTVFRAVNARRRRASAPGRE
- the nifS gene encoding cysteine desulfurase NifS gives rise to the protein MRVYADNAATTKLSPAAKEAMLPYFDEIYGNPSTLYTLGQEAAEHLLACRTEIAQLIGAADPREIVFTSGGSEADNQAIISAARNGARKGKKHLISTKFEHHAVLHTLDKLRKEGFDVTLLDVHENGVVRVEDVAAAIRDDTALVSIMFANNEIGTIQPIEAIGALCRERGIPFHTDAVQAVGHVPVNVQEMHIDLLSCSAHKFHGPRGVGFLYARRGIPLTNIIEGGAQERGKRGGTENTPAIAGMAAALREAVDHMAENTEKVTRLRETLIAGLSTIEHARLNGDRAQRVPGTVNFCFEGIEGESLLLLLDRKGIAASSGSACTSGSLDPSHVLLAIGLPHEVAHGSLRLSVGEYNTDEEMAYIVDNVRQVVAYLRSISPVWDELETGARPHLI
- a CDS encoding RrF2 family transcriptional regulator; this encodes MVISTKGRYALRLMIDLAQHCDEGFISLKTVSQRQDVSLKYMEAIAAALNRANLVNSQRGKEGGYRLSRPASEITVAEVLHSTEGSMAAVSCLDAGENGCERAAQCLTLPMWKKLDAVMDNYLSGVSVQDLLDGKA